Proteins found in one Pyrus communis chromosome 15, drPyrComm1.1, whole genome shotgun sequence genomic segment:
- the LOC137718275 gene encoding protein SICKLE — MDESEKRKERLRAMRIEAEETEASLNAATSAVPGYLSNPLAEDTTAIPVPEEPCAPFRFDFYSDPMAAFSSDNKRIKVGDQIAQDNFRHSNTGRFPGARLPSPLSGGPRNPQMTASPAHQFQRSYSPDQRMYQAQGSYQNFSPQRSPVGMERPFPMHHGNRPEVWNGAEFRPPASPGYGPQGSPRFRPQGSLGFRPPGSPRFQPAGSPGFRPPTSPGFRPPGSSGSNIGQGRGHWFSHTPRPQSVHGGSPSPGSSSGRGGWRASHGRAMDRQLGPERFYNASMIEDPWKFLEPVIWKGVDTPLRCLNTHGSSKPSIGRSSSTNNASISEAVNKSMPQPSLAEFLAASLNEAVDDAPST, encoded by the exons ATGGACGAATCCGAGAAGAGAAAGGAACGGCTTAGAGCAATGCGCATCGAAGCTGAAGAGACCGAAGCTTCACTTAATGCTGCAACTTCAGCCGTCCCTGGTTACCTTTCCAATCCGTTGGCCGAAGATACTACAGCTATACCAGTCCCGGAGGAGCCCTGTGCTCCTTTTAGGTTTGACTTTTACTCAGATCCTATGGCAGCCTTCTCTTCCGACAATAAAAGGATTAAAGTCGGCGACCAGATTGCACAAGATAATTTTAGACATTCAAATACTGGTAGGTTTCCGGGGGCAAGGCTTCCGTCACCTCTTTCAG GAGGACCAAGGAACCCTCAAATGACTGCTTCTCCTGCTCATCAATTTCAAAGAAGTTATTCACCTGACCAGAGAATGTACCAAGCACAAGGTTCCTATCAAAATTTTAGTCCTCAAAGAAGCCCCGTAGGAATGGAAAGACCTTTCCCTATGCATCACGGGAATCGACCTGAAGTTTGGAATGGAGCTGAATTTAGACCACCAGCAAGCCCTGGATATGGACCACAAGGAAGCCCTAGATTTAGGCCACAAGGAAGCCTGGGATTTAGACCACCAGGAAGCCCTAGATTTCAACCAGCTGGAAGCCCTGGATTTAGACCACCGACAAGCCCTGGATTTAGGCCACCAGGAAGCTCTGGTTCCAATATTGGGCAAGGCAGGGGGCACTGGTTCAGCCATACTCCAAGACCTCAATCAGTACATGGAGGCAGCCCTAGTCCTGGTTCAAGTTCAGGAAGAGGTGGGTGGCGTGCTTCTCATGGTCGTGCAATGGACAGACAATTAGGGCCAGAGCGGTTTTACAATGCTTCCATGATTGAAGACCCATGGAAATTTCTAGAACCTGTAATCTGGAAGGGGGTAGATACTCCCTTGAGATGTTTGAACACCCATGGCTCTTCAAAACCGTCAATTGGTAGATCTAGTAGCACAAATAATGCAAGCATTTCAGAAGCTGTAAACAAGTCCATGCCGCAGCCAAGCTTGGCAGAGTTCTTGGCCGCCTCATTAAATGAAGCTGTCGATGATGCACCAAGTACATAA
- the LOC137718005 gene encoding geranylgeranyl transferase type-2 subunit alpha 1-like: MHGRPRKPAKPEDESASAARAEALRALQSQFFSNHHNKVYTDEALQLSGRLIEQNPEFYTAWNYRKLVVQQNLDRCSESEPDALKSIIDQELRLVEIALRQNFKSYGAWHHRKWVLSKGHSVLDREMKLLKQFQQLDPRNFHAWNYRRFVAALLNRSDEEELEYTREMVENNFSNYSAWHNRSVLLSNLMKKKAEGFFPKAKVLNNEYEHVHDAIFTDPDDQSGWFYYTWLLDQTLKTDAPLLVSSWPAHGSSVILSRNRHSSDCSSSPFDSFHSDSGTVPLLIYFNQAVEGVNSSSITIESSFCTKDLIWKPVLQNNSQLSQVWVTHIKFPNAKSHSSEAYQLKVSVGQTQGIISASGFDYSHPTQFAFKVCVRPIETEPAEKQGEDIILWTDENFHVFQTQSQELHEVVPVNQQSINDVHEPTASNWRAETIAKEIALFRELVSEIN; this comes from the exons ATGCACGGACGACCTCGCAAGCCCGCGAAGCCGGAAGACGAATCGGCTTCCGCCGCCAGAGCCGAAGCGCTCCGAGCTCTCCAGTCGCAATTCTTCtccaaccaccacaacaaggttTACACCGACGAAGCCCTACAGTTGAGCGGCAGACTCATCGAGCAAAACCCCGAGTTCTACACCGCTTGGAACTACCGAAAACTCGTCGTCCAGCAAAACCTCGATCGGTGCTCCGAGTCCGAACCCGACGCGCTCAAGTCCATCATCGACCAAGAACTCAGACTC GTAGAAATTGCTCTGAGACAAAATTTTAAGTCCTACGGAGCTTGGCATCATCGAAAATGGGTGCTAAGCAAGGGGCATTCGGTTTTGGACCGCGAAATGAAGCTTCTCAAACAGTTCCAGCAGCTGGATCCCCGGAATTTTCATGCTTGGAACTACCGCAG ATTTGTAGCTGCATTGTTGAACCGATCGGACGAGGAAGAGTTGGAGTATACTAGGGAAATGGTAGAAAACAATTTCAGCAATTACTCGGCCTGGCATAATCGTAG TGTGCTCCTGTctaatttgatgaagaaaaaggCTGAAGGGTTTTTCCCAAAAGCGAAGGTTCTGAACAATGAGTATGAGCATGTACACGATGCTATTTTTACGGATCCAGATGATCAAAGTGGTTGGTTTTATTATACTTGGCTTCTTGATCAAACGTTGAAAACAGATGCTCCTCTTCTTGTTTCTTCTTGGCCGGCCCATGGATCTTCCGTAATTTTGTCGAGAAATAGGCACTCAAGTGACTGTTCTTCGTCTCCATTTGATAGTTTCCATTCTGATTCCGGAACAGTGCCACTGCTTATTTATTTCAATCAAGCAGTTGAAGGTGTAAATTCATCCAGTATAACCATTGAATCTTCATTTTGCACAAAAGATCTTATTTGGAAACCAGTCTTACAAAATAACTCCCAGCTCTCTCAAGTTTGGGTTACACATATTAAATTTCCAAATGCAAAGTCCCATTCTTCAGAAGCGTATCAGCTGAAAGTTAGTGTTGGGCAGACTCAGGGTATCATTTCTGCAAGTGGCTTTGATTATAGTCATCCTACACAGTTTGCATTCAAAGTGTGTGTACGCCCTATTGAAACTGAACCAGCTGAAAAGCAGGGCGAGGACATAATTTTATGGACAGATGAAAATTTTCATGTGTTCCAAACACAATCTCAGGAGCTACATGAAGTAGTTCCTGTTAATCAACAAAGTATTAATGATGTACATGAGCCAACGGCTTCAAATTGGCGTGCAGAGACTATTGCTAAGGAAATAGCTCTCTTCCGAGAATTGGTGTCAGAGATAAATTG A
- the LOC137717163 gene encoding uncharacterized protein, translating into MVFRNVLPIPARSKLLATSMGVQYLKAKGKGLRRNIDDTSTIVKWHPPDKSFVKLNFDGFVAGDKVATGFVLWNYNGQIIGGGALNLDGATISEVEARALREGLLFAQRKGYKKIMVEGDFKLVIQSVLD; encoded by the coding sequence ATGGTGTTCAGGAATGTTTTGCCCATCCCGGCAAGGTCTAAATTATTGGCTACTTCTATGGGTGTGCAATATCTTAAAGCCAAAGGTAAAGGTTTGAGAAGAAATATTGATGATACTTCCACAATTGTTAAATGGCATCCACCGGATAAGAGTTTTGTTAAGTTAAATTTTGATGGTTTTGTGGCTGGGGACAAGGTGGCGACGGGATTTGTCTTGTGGAATTATAATGGGCAGATTATTGGAGGTGGAGCTTTAAATCTGGATGGTGCCACTATTTCTGAAGTGGAGGCTAGGGCTCTCAGAGAGGGCCTTCTTTTTGCTCAGAGGAAAGGCTATAAAAAGATTATGGTTGAAGGCGACTTTAAGTTGGTCATTCAGTCAGTGTTGGACTGA